The Bryobacteraceae bacterium genomic sequence GAGCCCGGTGGTGTCGTAGGGGAAGAAGACGCGCGGAACGCCCACGCGGACGGGGTATCGGCCGGTGAGCAGCGCGGCGCGGGAGGGCGAGCAGACGGGGTTGCCGGAATAGAAGTGCGTGAAGCGGATGCCGTCTCTCGCGAGGCTGTCGATATTCGGCGTCTTCATGGAGGAGCCGAAAGAGCCGACGTCGCCGTAGCCGAGGTCGTCGCAGAAGATCACGACCACATTCGGTTTTCGGGCCGCCGCTCCGGCGACGCCCGCGCCGGCGGCGGCTCCGAGCCATTCCCGTCTCGTTATCATCCCGACATGGTATCGCGGGAGCTACTTCAGGATGCGGAAGAGGTTTGAATAGTCGTCGGTCCAGGCGGCGACTCCGGCCTTGGGCTGCAGCGGACGGCCACCGGCGAGGGCGGGACGGTTGAAGCGCTCCGCGGAGTTGGCGAACAGCACGTAGGTGGTGCCGAAGCAATCTCCGGATTCGTCGTCGTCGGATTCGTACACGCGGGCCGGTTTGCCGAGATCGTTCGCCACGCCGGCGAGGACGGGTTCGAGATCGAGGTACTTGTTCGAGATGTGCATGACGATCAGGCCGTCGAGCTTCAGGTGGCGGTAGTACTGAGTGAAGGCCTCGCGAGTGACTAGGTGGACGGGAATCGAATCGCCGGAGAAGGCGTCCATCATCAGCAGATCGTATTGGTTGGACGGTTCGCGTTCGAGCGAGAGGCGGCCGTCGCCCATCGCGATCTCCTTGCGCGACGGGCAATCGGGGAAAAAGGAGAACTGTGTGTTCGCGATCACCGGGACGAGCGGGTTGATTTCGTAGAAACGCACTTCGTCGCCGGGCCGGCCGAATGCAGCCATGGTGCCAGCGCCGAGACCAAGAACGCCGATCTTGCGCGGGCCGGAATCGAGGGAACGCATGGCGCGGCCGATGCCGGAGCCGTCGCAGTAGTAGGTGAGCAATTCACGGCGGCGCTGCTGGTGGGTCCATTGTTCGCCGTGGTTGATGGAGCCGTGGAGGAGGGAGCGGTAGCCTTCCCATTCACCGGCATCCTGTTCGCGGACGCGGAGCATGCCGTAGAAGTTGCGTTCGGCGAGGAGGTATCCGGCGACGGCGTCGCGCATGGTGCGTCCGAGGAAGACACAGAGGCCGAGGACGCCAAGCAGAAGGCAGATGGAACTGACCGACAGCGCGGCTTCGCGGAAGGGGAGCCCATCCTCTTCGATGGCGACGAGCCAGGCGAGGAGTCCGCAAAAGGCGATGCCGACGGGGAGTTCGAAGTAGGAATTGAAGAGATACGGCGCGACGACGCCGACGAAGAGCCCGCCGAGCGCGCCGCCGACCGAGAGCATGAGATAGAACGAAGTGAGGTGGCCTGGCGCCGGCTTGCGGAGCGCGAGT encodes the following:
- a CDS encoding fused MFS/spermidine synthase, translating into MLYGVTIFLSAFLLFQVQPLIAKTILAWFGGSAAVWTTCILFFQVMLLGGYFYSHAVVRRLSPRQQAVVHSVALALAVALLPVIPNAGWKPAGTENPTLRILALLAATVGLPYLLCSTTGPLVQAWYARERAGTPYRLFALSNLGSMLALLTYPVVVEPYLSGRTQAWVWSAAFVTFAILCALLAWRASGMKPIEETRDAPDAGPAPTLGRKLLWIALAACPSLLMLAVTNHLTQDVAAIPFLWVLPLSIYLLSFILTFDARIWYIRNLFLVLLAPALGALAYLQWSEGQDPGMRWTIGLMAAGLFVACMVCHGELALRKPAPGHLTSFYLMLSVGGALGGLFVGVVAPYLFNSYFELPVGIAFCGLLAWLVAIEEDGLPFREAALSVSSICLLLGVLGLCVFLGRTMRDAVAGYLLAERNFYGMLRVREQDAGEWEGYRSLLHGSINHGEQWTHQQRRRELLTYYCDGSGIGRAMRSLDSGPRKIGVLGLGAGTMAAFGRPGDEVRFYEINPLVPVIANTQFSFFPDCPSRKEIAMGDGRLSLEREPSNQYDLLMMDAFSGDSIPVHLVTREAFTQYYRHLKLDGLIVMHISNKYLDLEPVLAGVANDLGKPARVYESDDDESGDCFGTTYVLFANSAERFNRPALAGGRPLQPKAGVAAWTDDYSNLFRILK